From the genome of Muricauda sp. SCSIO 64092, one region includes:
- a CDS encoding SPFH domain-containing protein, producing MSTFFLIPIVFFALIILFASFFIVKQQTAVVVERFGRFQSIRNSGLQMKIPLVDRIAGRLSLKIQQLDVIIETKTLDDVFVKLKVSVQYVVIRDKVYDAFYKLEYPHDQITSFVFDVVRAEVPKMKLDDVFVKKDDIAIAVKRELQEYMSEYGYDIIKTLVTDIDPDAQVKEAMNRINASEREKIAAQFEGDAARILIVEKAKAEAESKRLQGQGIADQRREIARGLEESVEVLNKVGINSQEASALIVVTQHYDTLQSIGEETNTNLILLPNSPQAGSDMLNNMVASFTASNMIGEQMKKSSPKSGGK from the coding sequence ATGAGCACTTTCTTTCTAATACCAATCGTTTTTTTTGCGCTTATTATTTTATTTGCCTCCTTTTTTATCGTTAAGCAGCAGACCGCGGTCGTTGTTGAGCGTTTTGGCCGTTTCCAAAGCATTCGCAACTCTGGACTACAAATGAAAATTCCCCTTGTTGACCGCATTGCCGGCAGGTTAAGTTTAAAAATCCAACAGTTGGACGTTATCATTGAGACCAAAACACTGGACGATGTTTTTGTAAAACTAAAGGTGTCCGTGCAATATGTTGTGATACGTGACAAAGTGTATGATGCCTTTTATAAATTGGAATATCCCCATGATCAGATCACTTCATTTGTTTTTGATGTGGTCCGTGCCGAAGTACCTAAAATGAAACTGGATGATGTCTTTGTCAAAAAAGATGATATTGCCATCGCCGTAAAACGCGAACTCCAGGAGTACATGTCCGAATATGGGTATGACATTATTAAAACCCTCGTGACCGATATTGATCCTGATGCCCAGGTAAAGGAAGCCATGAATCGAATCAATGCTTCCGAAAGGGAAAAGATTGCTGCCCAATTTGAAGGTGATGCCGCTCGAATCCTAATTGTGGAAAAAGCAAAGGCCGAGGCCGAAAGTAAACGATTACAGGGGCAGGGTATTGCCGATCAACGACGTGAGATCGCCAGGGGCCTGGAAGAATCCGTGGAAGTATTGAACAAAGTGGGCATCAACTCCCAAGAAGCTTCGGCCCTGATCGTGGTAACCCAACATTACGATACCCTACAATCCATTGGGGAGGAAACCAATACCAATTTGATCCTACTGCCCAACTCTCCACAGGCCGGCAGTGATATGCTCAACAATATGGTGGCCTCTTTTACCGCTAGCAATATGATTGGTGAACAGATGAAAAAATCCAGTCCTAAAAGCGGGGGCAAGTAG
- a CDS encoding POTRA domain-containing protein, with translation MKKIVQLVLFFSVVLLTAQGRNISNIEFEGLKRTKARFLERLIKSKVAEAYDEDKVAEDVERLKRLPGIAYAEAKTQEGSQGVDVTYTIEENFTLIPGARIATAPDESFAYRLSLFEFNFLGNNQLVGGFFERNVFNSFGFFWEHPFLFSDKLGIGFNYQDITRQEPIFFDEGDKDYRFNSQMFEGALLFSFDFNNEAELGVVWVRENYLFDGEEPLLDRPLELNADKIFYRAIYRYVNIDIDYQYVDGVQSEFTGQYIQQTDGDAAGRTFLQDFLSLRNDFIYYKKLGSRGNWASRLRLAATIGNEDSPFAPFTLDNQLNIRGVGNVVDRGTAAIVLNTEYRHTFYEKGWFVVQGNAFIDAGSWRNPGNPFSQLFDGSSTRLSPGIGFRLIHKRIFNAVFRLDYGFGVGDNASSGIVFGIGQYF, from the coding sequence ATGAAAAAAATAGTTCAGCTCGTACTATTTTTTAGTGTTGTGCTGCTTACCGCACAAGGAAGGAACATATCCAACATTGAATTTGAAGGACTTAAGCGTACCAAGGCGCGTTTTCTGGAGCGCTTGATAAAAAGCAAGGTTGCCGAAGCTTATGATGAGGATAAGGTTGCCGAGGATGTAGAGCGATTAAAACGATTACCCGGAATTGCTTATGCTGAGGCCAAAACACAAGAGGGTTCCCAAGGTGTTGATGTAACCTATACCATAGAGGAAAACTTTACTTTGATTCCTGGAGCGCGCATAGCTACGGCGCCAGATGAAAGCTTTGCCTACCGCCTCTCCTTATTTGAGTTTAATTTTTTGGGAAACAACCAATTGGTTGGAGGCTTTTTTGAAAGAAATGTCTTTAATTCGTTCGGTTTCTTTTGGGAACATCCCTTTTTATTCAGCGATAAACTGGGTATAGGCTTCAACTATCAGGACATCACCCGCCAGGAACCTATTTTCTTTGATGAAGGGGACAAGGATTACCGCTTTAATTCCCAAATGTTTGAGGGGGCCCTGCTGTTCTCCTTTGATTTTAACAATGAGGCAGAGTTGGGCGTGGTCTGGGTGAGGGAAAACTACCTTTTTGATGGGGAAGAACCCTTATTGGATAGGCCTTTGGAACTCAATGCGGATAAGATTTTTTATAGGGCAATCTATCGTTATGTAAATATTGATATTGACTATCAATATGTGGATGGCGTGCAAAGTGAATTTACGGGACAGTATATTCAACAAACGGATGGGGATGCGGCTGGAAGGACTTTTTTGCAAGACTTTTTGTCCTTGCGGAATGATTTTATTTACTACAAGAAGCTGGGGAGTCGCGGCAATTGGGCCAGTAGATTGCGCCTAGCGGCCACGATTGGTAATGAAGACTCGCCATTTGCCCCCTTTACATTGGACAATCAATTGAATATTAGGGGAGTGGGCAATGTGGTCGATCGTGGAACGGCCGCTATTGTCTTAAACACCGAATACAGGCATACTTTTTATGAGAAAGGCTGGTTTGTGGTTCAGGGGAATGCCTTTATTGATGCTGGTTCATGGCGTAATCCCGGGAACCCTTTTTCCCAATTGTTCGATGGGTCGTCCACTAGATTGTCACCAGGGATAGGGTTCCGGTTGATCCATAAGCGAATTTTCAACGCGGTTTTTCGACTTGATTATGGTTTCGGGGTAGGTGATAATGCGTCCAGCGGAATCGTTTTTGGAATTGGTCAGTATTTTTAG
- a CDS encoding glutamine--tRNA ligase/YqeY domain fusion protein, which translates to MANEEKSLNFIEHIIEDDLKNGYSDEQLRFRFPPEPNGYLHIGHASSICLNFGLGERYEAPVNLRFDDTNPEKEEKEFVDAIKRDIEWLGFTWDQECYASDYFQQLYDWAIGLIKAGKAYVDSQSSEEMASQKGTPTEPGTHSPFRNRSIKENLSLFERMKNGEFEEGVHVLRAKIDMASPNMLMRDPILYRVLNKAHHRTNTDWCIYPMYDWAHGQGDYIEQVSHSLCTLEFLPHRELYDWCLDQLVSPEKLRPKQREFARRNLSHTVVSKRKLLQLVNDGVVAGWDDPRMPTISGLRRRGYTPESIRNFADTIGIAKRENLVDVSLLEFHAREHLNKIAPRVMAVLNPLKVVITNYPEGGEEWLDAENNPEDETAGSRKVPFSRTLYIEREDFREQANRKFFRLKLGGEVRLKNGYIIKAESCTKDTDGNIIEVQCTYDPKSKSGSGTEESLRKVKGTLHWVSVAHAIEAEIRIYDRLFTDENPDGHKDRDFMEFVNRDSLKVVTGFLEPSLREAKVGERFQFQRLGYFNVDNDSKPGNLVFNRTVTLRDTWAKIQQKS; encoded by the coding sequence ATGGCCAACGAGGAAAAATCCCTGAATTTTATTGAACACATTATTGAGGACGATCTTAAAAATGGCTACTCCGATGAGCAGCTTAGATTTCGGTTCCCACCAGAGCCGAATGGCTATTTGCATATAGGCCATGCGAGTTCCATTTGCCTGAATTTTGGTCTGGGAGAGCGCTACGAAGCCCCCGTAAACCTTAGGTTTGACGATACCAATCCGGAAAAGGAGGAAAAGGAATTTGTGGATGCCATAAAACGGGATATTGAATGGTTGGGCTTTACATGGGATCAGGAGTGTTATGCGTCGGACTATTTTCAGCAGTTGTATGACTGGGCAATAGGCTTGATCAAGGCCGGAAAAGCCTATGTTGACAGTCAATCCTCCGAAGAAATGGCCAGCCAAAAAGGAACGCCAACGGAACCAGGAACCCATAGTCCTTTTAGAAACCGAAGCATCAAAGAGAATTTATCCCTTTTCGAACGGATGAAAAATGGGGAATTTGAAGAAGGGGTGCATGTGCTAAGGGCTAAAATTGATATGGCTTCGCCCAATATGCTGATGAGGGACCCCATCCTTTACAGGGTTTTGAACAAAGCGCACCACCGCACAAATACCGATTGGTGTATTTATCCGATGTATGATTGGGCGCATGGTCAGGGCGATTATATCGAACAAGTTTCACATTCCTTGTGCACCTTGGAATTTTTGCCCCATAGAGAACTGTACGACTGGTGTTTGGACCAATTGGTATCTCCCGAAAAATTGAGGCCCAAACAGCGGGAATTTGCCCGTAGGAACCTGAGTCATACCGTTGTAAGTAAAAGAAAATTGTTACAATTGGTCAACGATGGCGTGGTCGCAGGATGGGATGATCCAAGAATGCCCACGATCTCCGGTCTTCGTAGAAGAGGGTATACACCAGAATCCATTCGGAACTTCGCAGATACGATTGGTATTGCCAAACGGGAGAATTTGGTGGACGTTTCCCTTTTGGAATTCCACGCCAGGGAGCACTTGAATAAAATTGCCCCAAGGGTAATGGCCGTGTTAAACCCCTTAAAAGTTGTTATTACCAACTATCCCGAAGGAGGGGAAGAGTGGTTGGATGCGGAGAACAACCCCGAAGATGAAACCGCGGGTTCTAGAAAAGTACCCTTTTCCAGAACGCTTTATATTGAACGGGAAGATTTTAGGGAACAGGCCAACCGAAAGTTTTTCCGATTGAAGTTGGGCGGCGAGGTGCGTTTGAAGAACGGCTATATCATAAAAGCGGAAAGCTGCACCAAAGATACCGATGGGAATATTATTGAGGTGCAATGTACCTATGATCCAAAGAGTAAAAGTGGCAGTGGCACGGAAGAGAGCCTGCGAAAAGTAAAAGGCACCTTGCACTGGGTCTCTGTGGCACATGCCATTGAGGCTGAGATCCGCATTTATGACCGATTGTTTACCGATGAGAATCCGGATGGTCACAAGGACCGGGATTTTATGGAATTCGTGAATAGGGACTCACTCAAAGTGGTCACCGGGTTTTTGGAACCAAGCTTAAGGGAGGCGAAAGTTGGCGAACGGTTTCAATTTCAACGATTGGGCTATTTTAATGTGGACAATGACTCCAAACCGGGAAATCTGGTTTTTAACAGAACCGTGACACTGCGGGATACCTGGGCCAAAATTCAGCAAAAAAGCTGA